In the Muricauda sp. MAR_2010_75 genome, one interval contains:
- a CDS encoding DUF1963 domain-containing protein has protein sequence MNLHEKALEIVHSFLKEHNLEDNWDELKYDLHYYLDYSANSIEDEGRVPLGKSKIWGLPHLPDHIELLPEEFFVAQLNCAEIKPYDILDILPEKGILYFFMADPGDVRYAYFNGSVDLLKARQYSEPENLPYQLEELMEWSETMDFENNGFIVLRKLLFEEILGNTFEELATKLKKELGEKVKIQDSFDQAGLPFSFVFGEPLFWQDETFYDENPSYKPLLCVEYAEGNINFFLKAGTLDISKDINNQIVDIYSGT, from the coding sequence ATGAATCTTCACGAAAAAGCCTTGGAAATTGTTCATTCTTTTCTGAAAGAGCACAATCTGGAAGATAATTGGGATGAATTAAAATATGACCTCCATTATTATCTTGACTATTCTGCAAATAGCATAGAGGATGAGGGAAGGGTTCCTTTGGGTAAATCCAAAATTTGGGGACTCCCCCATTTACCAGATCATATTGAGCTTTTACCTGAAGAATTTTTTGTTGCTCAGCTTAATTGTGCAGAAATTAAACCTTATGATATTCTGGATATCCTACCTGAAAAAGGCATTCTGTACTTTTTTATGGCAGATCCCGGAGATGTTAGGTATGCTTACTTTAATGGCTCCGTTGATCTATTGAAGGCACGCCAATATTCCGAACCTGAAAACCTGCCTTATCAACTAGAAGAGCTCATGGAATGGTCAGAAACAATGGATTTTGAGAATAACGGGTTTATTGTATTGAGAAAGTTATTATTTGAAGAAATCTTAGGAAATACGTTTGAAGAACTCGCCACAAAACTGAAAAAAGAGTTGGGGGAAAAGGTAAAAATTCAAGATAGTTTTGATCAAGCAGGGTTACCTTTTAGTTTTGTATTTGGGGAACCTCTTTTTTGGCAAGATGAAACTTTCTATGATGAGAATCCATCATACAAACCCCTTTTATGTGTTGAATATGCCGAGGGCAACATAAACTTTTTTCTAAAAGCTGGCACATTGGACATTTCCAAGGACATAAACAATCAAATTGTAGATATTTATTCTGGCACCTAG
- the gldD gene encoding gliding motility lipoprotein GldD, with protein MKHNPFFYLLVAIFMVGCKDDVQPKPKGMLRLDYPRARYAESDIDCPYSFDQNTLSNIKENTDCSLVLDYPMMKGSIYLTYKPVKGNLDTLLIDAQKLSYEHVRKADNIIDQPFVNPEDKVYGMFYEVSGNAASQSQFYVTDSTKHFVTGSLYFYAKPNYDSILPAAMYLQNDIRRIMETLRWDN; from the coding sequence ATGAAGCATAACCCTTTTTTTTATTTGTTAGTGGCCATTTTTATGGTTGGCTGTAAGGATGACGTGCAGCCTAAACCTAAGGGCATGCTCCGTTTGGACTATCCAAGGGCCCGTTACGCTGAATCCGATATTGATTGCCCCTATTCCTTTGATCAAAATACACTCTCCAATATAAAAGAGAACACGGATTGTTCCTTGGTTTTGGATTATCCCATGATGAAGGGCTCCATCTACCTTACCTACAAACCCGTGAAAGGCAATTTGGACACTTTGTTGATTGATGCCCAAAAATTATCCTATGAGCATGTTCGTAAGGCAGATAATATCATAGACCAACCTTTTGTGAACCCAGAAGATAAAGTATATGGTATGTTTTATGAGGTCAGTGGAAATGCAGCCTCCCAATCCCAATTTTATGTGACCGATAGCACCAAACATTTTGTTACCGGATCGCTCTATTTTTATGCCAAGCCCAACTATGATTCCATTCTCCCTGCAGCTATGTATCTACAAAACGATATTCGCAGGATAATGGAAACCTTGCGATGGGATAATTAG